One genomic window of Elaeis guineensis isolate ETL-2024a chromosome 2, EG11, whole genome shotgun sequence includes the following:
- the LOC140855399 gene encoding uncharacterized protein gives MATPSLHQIKREGTIKIKKEALRVTRRRDKKALFQLYQALDEVTFERIAEATSAKQAWDTLSIIFKGEEKVKRIRLQQLRGEFEVATMKETENIFNYFSRILVIVNQSKRNGEKIDDVRVVEKILRSLTPRFEHIVVAIEEANDVDTLSINTLMGKLQVHEQKKQNKIEAANTEQILQSKVEAKDQKGKDQGQSQAFRDASSNIRGGGNNYRGRGRGRSHGRGGYNGGRGRTPNFNNGRGGRRGEHGRGRRLNGGRDQARSNVQCYNCHKYGHYSYECWNNEQSNYSESKNQEGEPTLLLACQQNGDLKNVWFLDSGATNHMCGRKDLFVELQEGVHGDVKFGDFSKVPVKGRGKIMIQQKNGLYNSYERVITNLKRLEWEADCLCPDGEEQDVSSSLEDRFSKLLASGYQESFLALASQA, from the exons ATGGCTACACCGAGCCTACACCAGATCAAGAGAGAGGgtacaatcaaaatcaaaaagGAGGCTTTGAGGGTTACAAGGAGGAGAGACAAGAAAGCTTTGTTTCAATTGTATCAAGCCTTGGATGAGGTGACATTTGAAAGAATTGCTGAGGCAACTTCTGCAAAGCAAGCATGGGATACTCTCTCCATCATAtttaaaggagaagaaaaagtgaaGCGAATCCGACTACAACAACTACGGGGAGAATTTGAAGTCGCCACCATGAAGGAGACGGAGAATATCTTTAACTACTTTTCTCGGATATTGGTTATCGTAAACCAATCGAAGAGGAATGGAGAGAAGATAGATGATGTTCGAGTGGTGGAGAAGATACTTCGGTCTTTGACACCGAGGTTTGAGCATATTGTTGTCGCTATTGAAGAAGCTAATGATGTGGATACTCTATCCATCAATACGTTGATGGGTAAACTTCAAGTCCATGAACAAAAGAAGCAAAATAAAATTGAAGCAGCTAATACAGAGCAAATACTTCAATCAAAGGTGGAGGCCAAAGATCAAAAAGGAAAGGATCAAGGGCAATCTCAAGCATTTCGAGATGCTAGTAGCAACATAAGAGGTGGTGGCAACAACTACCGTGGTCGTGGTCGAGGCCGTAGTCATGGTCGAGGaggctacaatggtggaagaggcCGAACTCCAAATTTCAACAATGGAAGAGGTGGTAGAAGAGGTGAACATGGTCGAGGTAGAAGATTAAATGGAGGTCGTGACCAAGCAAGATCCAATGTTCAATGCTATAATTGCCACAAATATGGGCATTATAGCTATGAGTGTTGGAACAATGAGCAAAGCAACTACTCcgaatccaaaaatcaagaaggaGAGCCAACTCTTCTTTTGGCATGCCAACAAAATGGAGACTTGAAGAATGTGTGGTTTCTTGACTCAGGAGCCACAAACCACATGTGTGGAAGAAAAGACCTATTCGTGGAATTGCAAGAAGGGGTGCATGGTGATGTGAAGTTTGGAGATTTCTCCAAAGTTCCCGTTAAAGGAAGAGGCAAGATCATGATTCAACAAAAGAATG GGTTATATAATTCATATGAAAGGGTCATCACTAACCTTAAGAGATTGGAATGGGAAGCTGATTGCTTGTGTCCAGATGGCGAAGAACAGGATGTTTCCTCTTCTCTTGAAGACAGATTCTCAAAATTGCTTGCAAGTGGATATCAAGAATCCTTCTTGGCTTTGGCATCTCAGGCTTGA